The following proteins are co-located in the Ostrinia nubilalis chromosome 22, ilOstNubi1.1, whole genome shotgun sequence genome:
- the LOC135082660 gene encoding intraflagellar transport protein 52 homolog, producing the protein MKTIVNTILFDVSKNELFKINENYKMLHRKLKTTWKVMINRDELSENILQDVKILVVAGPQNAFTDDELACLKGMVERGDSVLVAMTDGGEERMNTNINFFLEEYGIVVNNDCVVRAKYHKFYHPKECHISSGILNRAVVKYLMKIPNYTSESDDYLEDPATPNFVYPYGATLTVKKPAAALLSTSDVCYPVKRPVAALYTSERSGGKLFVIGSGHFFADQYLECECNDLIREMVFSQLGGASDLHLNPVDVEDPDVNEYRTLGDTMWLSTVPWPEPATAPPPRLHPLHPHALFTWRLFSLNLAQLPEVLGLYDALGVKHEPLRLIAPQFETPFPPLQLAVFPPTFREPPPPPLELFDLDEAFSSERSQLARLTNKCLQPPGTRMGQGDGRQIENELEYYVRECGRVVRLSRAEHAPEHAPSAKQLLHQLAVQLATYKKIAPKD; encoded by the exons CAACCGCGACGAGCTCTCCGAAAACATCTTACAAGACGTGAAGATCCTGGTAGTGGCTGGGCCTCAGAACGCGTTCACTGATGATGAGCTGGCCTGCTTAAAGGGCATGGTAGAGAGAGGGGACTCGGTTCTGGTAGCCATGACCGACGGGGGGGAGGAGAGGATGAATACCAATATTAACTTCTTTCTGGAGGAGTATGGGATTGTTGTTAACAATG ATTGCGTGGTCCGGGCCAAGTACCACAAGTTCTACCACCCCAAGGAGTGCCACATCTCTTCAGGGATCCTCAACCGAGCCGTCGTCAAGTACCTCATGAAGATACCCAACTACACCAGCGAGTCCGACGACTATCT TGAAGACCCAGCGACTCCAAACTTCGTGTACCCGTACGGGGCGACGCTCACGGTCAAGAAGCCAGCTGCGGCTCTGCTGTCAACCAGCGATGTCTGCTACCCAGTGAAGAGGCCGGTGGCTGCTCTGTACACTTCTGAGAGGAGTGGAG gCAAGCTCTTCGTGATAGGCTCCGGCCATTTCTTCGCGGACCAGTACCTGGAGTGCGAGTGCAACGACTTGATCCGCGAGATGGTGTTCAGCCAGCTCGGCGGCGCGTCAGACCTGCACCTCAACCCGGTGGATGTTGAGGATCCTGAT GTGAACGAATACCGCACCCTGGGCGATACGATGTGGCTGAGCACGGTGCCGTGGCCGGagcccgccaccgcgccgcctcCCAGGCTGCATCCTTTGCATCCGCACGCGCTGTTCACTTGGAGGCTGTTCTCACTCAACTTGGCCCAGT TGCCAGAAGTACTAGGACTGTATGACGCGCTGGGGGTCAAGCACGAGCCCCTGCGACTTATCGCGCCGCAATTCGAGACTCCTTTTCCGCCACTTCAGCTTGCA GTGTTCCCTCCAACGTTTCGCGAGCCTCCACCACCTCCACTGGAGCTGTTCGACCTGGATGAAGCCTTCAGCTCGGAGCGCTCGCAGCTGGCGCGCCTCACCAACAAGTGTCTGCAGCCGCCTGGTACTAGAATGGGCCAAG GAGACGGGCGTCAAATTGAGAACGAGCTGGAGTACTACGTGCGCGAGTGCGGGCGCGTCGTGCGGCTGTCGCGCGCCGAGCACGCGCCCGAGCACGCGCCCTCCGCCAAGCAGCTGCTGCACCAGCTGGCTGTCCAGCTGGCTACATACAAGAAGATCGCGCCGAAGGACTGA
- the LOC135083028 gene encoding probable threonine protease PRSS50 produces the protein MKVVPFVLLFVHLQDVISQDQPAKAFVQSYSKQLPKKNLQIIISRKFLNSKPLPQPKRPAPINKGYTAFPAIGSAEKKLYPVPESPYFPIDTNEQRVRVKKVLPDYVIGAVRRKRSSDLRPKVIELNLKEDDNKTEVEPTKSAPKKKKRSKSAKMKRNAKARQSPNNTRTKTKSRKLKNQMNRSRNGTKIRKKPRQLKYTKRSKRGHKNKTRSADKNITRSGDKKKSVNKRHKPTSGDGHSKKAKEVGEARRLIAARDALIEDYPYVVSIQKNREHWCAGALLNPRLVITTANCVWKSSRISRLRVRAGSRHTDHGGQTAKIQEVMKHPQWSIRKNPDYDVALLLLDRNIKFSDSVHGVDLPNRVMLPAFEDAWVTSWGAERRDGVVDKKDMSLQVFHTRLMDRGKCNNVTQRFGVTVTDNFICLSQMGRRAPCTRDTGAPAVSDGVLWGLASWGMRRL, from the exons ATGAAGGTTGTACCATTTGTACTGCTTTTCGTCCACTTACAAGATGTTATATCTCAAGACCAGCCAGCTAAGGCATTCGTCCAATCCTACTCCAAACAACTCCCGAAGAAGaatttgcaaataataattTCCAGAAAGTTCTTGAATTCAAAACCCTTGCCTCAGCCAAAAAGACCAGCACCAATCAACAAGGGATATACAGCCTTCCCTGCAATCGGATCGGCCGAAAAGAAACTCTACCCTGTTCCTGAGAGCCCCTACTTCCCTATAGACACCAACGAACAGAGGGTCAGAGTCAAGAAAGTCCTACCTGACTATGTCATCGGTGCTGTAAGAAGGAAAAGATCATCTGACCTTCGCCCAAAAGTAATCGAACTGAATCTGAAAGAAGATGACAATAAAACAGAAGTTGAACCTACTAAATCTGCTCCcaagaagaagaaaagaagCAAATCCgctaaaatgaaaagaaatgCCAAAGCAAGGCAATCACCAAATAACACTCGTACGAAGACTAAATCTAGAAAATTAAAGAACCAAATGAATAGGAGTCGGAATGGAACCAAGATCAGGAAGAAGCCGAGACAATTGAAATACACTAAACGTTCGAAGAGGGGTCACAAAAATAAAACCAGATCCGCAGACAAAAATATAACCAGGTCAGGAGATAAGAAGAAGTCGGTTAATAAAAGGCATAAACCAACGAGCGGCGATGGGCATTCGAAAAAGGCAAAAGAAG TTGGCGAAGCCAGGAGATTGATAGCAGCGAGGGACGCCTTGATAGAAGATTACCCCTACGTGGTGTCGATACAGAAGAATCGCGAGCACTGGTGTGCTGGGGCCCTCCTCAACCCTCGGCTGGTCATCACCACAGCTAACTGTGTTTGGAA GTCGAGCCGTATCAGCCGTCTGCGCGTGCGCGCGGGCTCTCGCCACACCGACCACGGCGGGCAGACGGCCAAGATCCAGGAGGTCATGAAGCACCCCCAATGGAGCATCCGAAAGAATCCGGACTATGACGTGGCATTGTTACTGCTGGATAGGAACATCAA GTTTTCAGACTCGGTTCACGGGGTAGACTTACCGAATCGGGTGATGTTGCCAGCCTTCGAGGACGCCTGGGTCACCAGTTGGGGCGCGGAGCGG CGAGATGGCGTGGTGGACAAGAAAGACATGAGCCTCCAAGTGTTCCACACGCGTCTGATGGACCGGGGCAAATGCAACAACGTGACGCAGCGGTTCGGGGTCACCGTGACTGACAACTTCATCTGCCTGTCGCAGATGGGCAGGAGGGCGCCCTGCACG cGCGACACAGGCGCACCAGCAGTGAGCGATGGTGTCCTGTGGGGGCTCGCTTCATGGGGCATGCGAAGACTGTAA
- the LOC135083029 gene encoding nucleolar protein 4-like: MSLYQGCITHAEDTLTPEPADMNDDDNFSSQGFKDAEKLKMMLLAWNYHSQSQGRNGEMAESGADSMADLWASYHSALGLGSKPPKAPTPLAQGHSVSFKSPIHVGSATPVEPASTHDETSSSDRTKDDDDAGASDDDSDDRVDPQHHDPERLKAFNMFVRLFVDENLDRIVPISKQPKEKIQAIIDSCTRQFPEFAERARKRIRTYLKSCRRNKKVRGDGPATGNGSSTPSGNAWDSAVRPTPAHLTSVQAEHILAQACENESLNAKRMRLGLDPVSQPMPTVPTPMAIDTTATSAVASSFLSLYSGAISSPASTPTTSTASLPTAGHSKAAADTTRPSASPTMENALLNNNSLKLDNANGNAGSKTASPASSPAPLFRPSFPNTFGTPQTFGRQPTSSNPATALSSSALLSTLTSLPPTGVGVNAAMAAYQSALLSAMAAHTHTFPTSLSAPTDLSLKNTPTPTSLHATSTVSSLAANTASSTSKTPLLSHKLSGAEVGAVRQLITGYRESAAFLLRSADELEALLLNQP, from the exons ATGTCATTGTACCAGGGCTGCATCACGCACGCGGAG gaCACGCTCACCCCCGAACCAGCTGACATGAATGACGACGACAACTTCTCCA GTCAGGGCTTCAAAGACGCGGAGAAGTTGAAAATGATGTTGCTTGCATGGAATTACCACAGCCAAAGTCAag GCCGCAACGGAGAGATGGCGGAGAGCGGAGCGGACAGCATGGCGGATCTGTGGGCGTCCTACCACAGCGCTTTGGGGCTCGGCTCCAAGCCCCCTAAGGCCCCGACCCCATTGGCCCAAGGCCATTCGGTGAGTTTTAAG AGCCCGATCCACGTGGGCTCCGCTACTCCCGTGGAGCCAGCCTCCACGCACGACGAGACCTCATCCTCCGACCGCACCAAGGACGATGACGATGCTGGTGCCTCTGACGATGATAGCGATGATCGGGTGGATCCGCAGCATCATGACCCGGAGAGGCTGAAAGCTTTTAAC ATGTTCGTGCGCCTCTTCGTCGACGAGAACCTAGATAGGATAGTGCCAATATCCAAACAACCCAAAGAGAAGATCCAGGCCATCATCGATTCGTGCACCCGACAATTCCCGGAGTTTGCCGAGCGCGCCCGAAAGCGCATTCGGACGTATCTCAAGAGTTGCAGACGGAACAAGAAGGTGCGCGGCGACGGACCGGCAACGGGCAACGGCAGCAGCACACCGTCTGGCAACGCTTGGGACTCAGCG GTGCGGCCGACTCCGGCGCATCTCACGTCGGTGCAAGCGGAACACATACTGGCGCAGGCGTGCGAGAACGAGAGCCTGAACGCGAAGCGCATGCGTCTAGGATTGGACCCCGTGAGCCAACCGATGCCTACAGTACCGACGCCGATG GCCATCGACACCACCGCGACTTCAGCCGTGGCCTCCTCCTTCCTCAGCCTGTACAGCGGAGCCATCAGCAGCCCGGCCTCTACGCCCACCACCAGCACGGCCTCGCTGCCCACTGCTGGGCACAGCAAGGCCGCTGCGGACACCACGCGGCCGTCAGCCAGTCCCACTATGGAGAACGCTCTCTTGAACAATAACAGCCTGAAGCTTGATAATGCTAACGGCAATGCTGGGAGTAAAACTGCCAG CCCGGCTTCGTCTCCAGCGCCGCTGTTCAGACCCTCGTTCCCAAATACTTTCGGCACTCCGCAGACTTTCGGAAGGCAGCC GACCAGTTCAAATCCGGCAACAGCGCTCTCAAGCAGCGCTCTGCTGTCAACACTGACTTCTCTGCCTCCTACAG GCGTCGGAGTGAACGCAGCAATGGCGGCTTACCAAAGTGCGTTACTGTCGGCCATGGCAGCGCATACTCATACATTCCCTACTAGCCTCTCTG CTCCAACAGATCTGTCATTGAAGAACACGCCTACCCCGACGTCGCTCCACGCCACGTCCACCGTCTCTTCTCTCGCGGCCAACACCGCTTCTTCCACTTCTAAGACCCCTCTCCTCTCGCACAAGCTGTCAGGGGCCGAAGTGGGAGCCGTCAGGCAGCTCATCACCGGCTACCGTGAGTCCGCTGCCTTCCTTCTCCGCTCGGCCGACGAACTCGAGGCTCTCCTCTTGAACCAACCCTAG